atatataataataattctaattataaataaaatatattgatatatttgtaataaatttaattaatataaattgagAAGTCACAACGATCCACATGCATAGCATGTGATGCAATAAAGTAAATTACTTtcaataaattactatttaattattatttgacatTTTCTATTCaacttttctataattataaaatttgagtatcaattaaaaatgttaaactattaaaaaatcatctaacatataaaataagataaactattcctaattaactattattctaaacattatttcataatttaacgagttacactacgagccacgtgtgaaacacgtaaagcgacactagtatatataaaagcacggatgggggggggggggggcaggcaaatttactgaataatcctttttagtttactactaaatagagattttatagtcattaacttattagttatttaattattcactattgtaattaaagtcctaattagaataggtagctaaattatctccaatttagtttttagtatgtaaaaattaactaaattgtctccaaattagtaggaatacatattttttagtttgaaaaattaaaatattgtatttggtcaatatattattatttaaatttctatcttattaaaatattttataactgaatatattatatttacttttacaaaaattcttaactaatttaataataattataaataaaaaaattgatataattatattaaatttactaatatgttcaatATTGACGAGTTaggttacgagccacgtgcatagcacgtaatgcgaaactagtatatatatatatatatatatatattaattattttttgactcaattttttatatgattAGAGTATTTTAATATTCATCTGAAAAATTATTCTATAGTATTACAATATTatagtaatatttatttatacttaAATCTTAATCAAATAATAGAGTctttgattaaattataaataaaagataaactaCAAATATTAGattgaatttaatcaaataataaaatgttatgaatagtgattaaatgactaaaaaaatcATCTACTTTGACGAGAGAGGGTGTGAAAAGCGGATAggaaattatcaaattaatattgATGACTCTTGTTAGAGATGAGGAGtcatcaaatattaatttgatgatCTGTTGGAAATGTCCTAAATAAAAACTAACTTttcaaaacattaaataaatacAAGAACATAATTTTGACTAGAATGGACAGaagatataattattaattagtaaatttgtAACATATAAACTTCAACAACACTTAGAAGTTGCAATTCTATTTCACTTATATAAACATTTTATCCGTTTAAAAATACATCAAGCCATACTTAATTTGTGGGAAGAAGGGTTCTTTTCTACGGCTGATCCTGAACAAAACTGCGCCAGTACCAGTGATGCTCCCACAATGCAAACATAGAATCCAGTGGAATTCCTTTCGTCTCCGGCAAGAAAACCGCGATAAACACCGTCATGACAGCAATCCAAGCAGCATAAAACAGGAATATCCCATATTTGAAGTGACATAGCATGGTCAAAAATGTTTGAGATAGAACAAATGTTGTGGCGAAATTTACAGCCACACTTATGCTTTGGCCTGTAGGTCTAATTTTCATAGGAAAAATTTCACTTGGAATTAGCCAACTTAAAGGCCCCCATGACCATCCAAAACCAGCAGCATATATGCACATTAAAACTAACACTATTATGGCATTGCCCTTGGAGATTTTCTCAGTGCCTGAAGTTCCTGATGTGATTGCTAGTACACCTGCTAGTGCAATCTTTCACATATTGCAACATAAAATCATTACCCGAAAacaaaaatgttcaaaaaaacgaaagtaaaatgcagaTAATAAGACTCGACAAGGTTCCGTTCAGCATACCTGACAAATGAACATCTGAGTTCCTCCAGCTATGAACAAAAATCTTCGGCCGAACCGATCAACCACAACGGTAGACACAACAATTGAAGCAAGATTAACTAATCCTAATATCATTGCTGCAATCAGAGCCGAATCATTTCCGAATCCAAGTGATTGAAAAAGAATAGGGGCGTAAAATGCAATAATGTTAATCCCAGTAAGTTGTTGAAAAAAGGGTATAGCAATTGACAAGATTAAATGAGGTCTATACTTCCTTTCAAATATGGTCATAAAGGGTTCTTCTTTAGCAGATTTGGACACTTGACTGGATTTAATCAGATCGGAAATTTCAGCATCGACATTAGTATCGAGTCCTCTGATTTTGATTAGAGAATTGCGAGCTTGTTCAAGCTTGCCACGCTCCACCAGGCTAGCTGGAGTGTCGGAAATGAGGATTGCACCTATTGTCATTGTAGCTGCAGGGATGATTGCAAGACCAAGGGACAGACGCCATCCCGAGCTGAGCTTAGCAGTTCCAAAATTTATGCAATTGGAAATCACTACTCCGATTCCTATGAAGAATTGGAAACCAGTGTTAAACGCTCCACGCCATTTTGGTGGTGCTACCTCCGACAGGTATACAGGAGTTGCCTGCAGTATAACAGACGTAGTTTTAGTGTAGCTTCTCACTGGGTCGGAACCCGCCCAGGCCCAGCTCGATTTCTCCACGCTTAAATACTTACTTTCAATTAAACCCGGCCCGAGTATAAGCCCTTATTAGCCCCATTTCCTACGTGTAGGCTTAAAATATGGGCCCAAAAATATTTGGTTCGGATCGTGTAACTGTGACATATGAACAGAGTTTCGAAACAATAAAAGAAGTTGACACTCAATAACTCACTCATTATATATAGTGTACGTTtgtgatttatatttttgttacagaaaaatttccttttttttcttccaagAATTATGTTTTTATCTCAGAACCGAGACCAACTTAAAATCAAGTTTAAATCAACCTGAAATCAactcattaattaattatgaaaaataaatgtaagctatgattattattttcttagaGATTTTTGCAATCATCTAATCCTTACGAGCGTTGAATGTataatgaaatgaaaattgAGACATTGGTATAAATAATCCTACATTTTAAGTTTGAACTAATTTGAGCCGGGTTTCGACTTGTATTTAAGTCAAATCCGGTTGAGTTTAGTCTACATCCGCACAAGTTTtagtatttaatatatattgatatattacatTTTCCATTAGACTAATTATATTTTCGAACAAAAGAATATTATGACACTTTTTCAGCGACACCATAAACTGAACTCCGTCATAAGCAATAATTTATGAGTGATTTGTGCGGATTTTACTGTCACAAATTgactgtttttatatttaatgatGTTTGTCCGGACCATCCAAGCTAACTACTGAACAAATCTAAACAGAAGGCTTGCAGAGATTCAATTAGTCAATTCAATTTGCAATCttattccttaaaaaaaaaaattagcagtTTCATAATTGGTTAGATTTGAAAAGGCATTGATGAACCTGGTTAGTGAAGCCAACTCCAAAACCAAGCAAGATGCGGCCAAGGATGAGCATGGTCACATTGGCAGCACCAGCATTGATGGCAGCTCCAGCAAGAAAAGTGCAGCCACCTATCATAATGGTATTCTTACGGCCCGCCGCAGCAATAAGGCGGCTAGCCGCAAGGGAAGCGGCTAAGCCTGCTATATACAGTGATGATGTGAAGGATGTTAAAATCTGACTGTCGTACACACAGTACACATTCGTTTTGGCCTCTGCTGCTTTTCTTAATACTGATGGAAAGAATTTCTTCAGAAATGGTATCATTGTTGTCACACCTCCTGTAATTTCATGGTGTCATATTGAaagaatttatgtttttaaataattaatgcaATTTTAGAACTATAAGCATAATTCAAGACATAATTATAATACACTGAAATTGATCTTCTGTTATgtcattttatttatctttaattCAGCAGATTGATGGAGTGTAGTAAATCATCAAGAATCTGGCCAGTTAAGAGCATGGATATTATCATTTTAGTTCTTATTTGGCATGATTTTAACAATActaaattctattaaaattgGAATAACTTAAGGGAACCATTTCAATTAATGGTTTTTtgagtttataaattttaaatttataaaatgtgaaattgatagatttaaatatttttcagctcagattaaatataaattaatgttAGAATTATAAAGTAGTACTATAATAGTATAACTCATCATCCATCTATAAAAACATAATACATTTAAATTGTGCCTAAAATATTATATTCcgtcaaaaaaaataaaattcaaccaACATGAGATGAAATTCATATGAAATCTACCAGCATCAAAGATTGTATGTATATAATCATATATTCATTCTATCCTTTAAATTTGGCACAAAAGATCaaataagattaattttttaatttttaataaaaacattttaaacttgaCGTTTTGACTCGTTCTACTCTCTCAACTCCGATTTATATATCACGCTCTAATAGTGTTTTTCTACCTCATCTCTAATTTATATATCACGCTCTAATATTTTTCTTCCACCTCACCTGAAAGGATAAAGACGAGTTAAAACGCAAAATTAGAAGGTGTTTTTGGGGGTCAAAATATTTCTTTATTCCATGATGAGAAGTGTTTAGTTTTAGGAGACTTCAACAGACCATGAATCAAATAGCCAAGTAGTGCTCTTTGATCAAGCTACCAGTCAAATGACTTGTTTTTTCTATAATTGCATCTTCACACGTGAGGGGATTTTTTATAAACCAAATCTTCAACCTTCTCTATCTCCTTATTGCCTCAAGaaaataaactttataattaGTATATGTTAAAATGCAATCATCTTTACCAAATTCAGCTACATTCTTGATGttgataaaaatatgatgaCTCGAAAAATCcgaattttctgtttttatagGTATTAATATATTATCTTTACCAAATTCAGCTACATTCTTGATGttgataaaaatatgatgaCTCGAAAAATCcgaattttctgtttttataggtgtcaataaaaatatattaattttattaattataattttattgtgaTTGTGGTAAAGTTCACTGTTTTGGGAATTGGCCTGAACAAACCGGTTTAATCTATTCGACTATAAACCGATGTCCAGGTTCGATTCTTCTTAAAACGAAGAGAAGTGGTTCAATCAATTTGAACTGAAAAAATCCATCCAAATCGGTCAATTGTTGGACTGGTTAAATCTAGTTTTAATCAATTGTTGGACTGGTTAAATCTAGTTTTACTTGCACAGAAACCATCAATGATGTCTTATTGTATTGGTTTTTCTTGATCAATTGGATACTCAACTGCAATATGCAACGATTCAATAATTTTCACACGAATAAAATTATTCTCAATTTAATTAGATATAGTTgactataaataaattaaagttcttttaaatatattaaaattaaaaaagtattgATTGACATTGAAGCGAGAAACAATTAGATTTTACAAGTGATCTCAAAAAAAATAgtcataaaaaaacaattactttTTTTTGCAAGTAAAAAATTTTAAACTCTAGCCTTGAATTTTAAACTGCAAGGCTGAGCTTTTGGCCATGCGTTTTAATTTTAACACACAGATTTCCGATTTTCCTTTAGCATATGAAACCTAAATGTACAGAAGAGAAAACAAAAAACCCATTGGTGAACTTTGATCATAAATATTACCTGAAATTCCGATgtcatatccaaaaatgaggcCGCTGGAAGCAGCTACGATGCATGTGATCAGCACTGACACTGTTATCTTGCCGTTAACGTTAACGCCATTATTGTCACGGCCATCAAAGCCAAAATTTCCGATGGTCATTTTCTTAAAACCAAGAAATATTACGATCACTCTCTCTCAagccaaaatatttaaatatataccaAATTAGCTAGCAAAACCTTTTATAATGTCAATGAAAAACTACCTTATAGTGAGAGACGTTACATGTCATTTTCAAGGTTTAATAGAGTGacaaacaaataaaagtattatatataatatatagatatttaTCTAGCTACACGATATATTTTAGACCTGTTAGCTAATTTTGTAATTAGTTTAATGAATATATTACATTTACCGTTAACCgtgatttttaatatttcaacaCTAAATctaaattaacaattatttaaaattataaagtcaAATCTAAACTATTGAACTAATTAATCACAAAGTTCATTtgtgatggagtctgccttctgaaccggtgagtgaacctgcaaaacagggtagaagctaaccggacggtggttgtccgattaactctccgatgctaaagtcagtctagagctttgagcagcgttttgagtatatgaatgtaattgtgattctaggcatacctctcgtgctccttttatagtagtcgaatatacctagtagagttgtattaggcaggtgaatcctactttgtagggattcggccgtatcgtagagattctcctgatttgtcgggatctaccttaatctgataagaatcttatttaggaacgtcttcctaaatagtcttatcttcctaaagtagagcttatccttccatatgtagtgtttgtgtccaaataggacaagatttccatatttagtcgtttacccgaatcccggactcgaagcgctctcggcggatcacgcgggattcggtctttatgtcaCCGAATCTAAAGAGATTCGGCatttccttcatatcttcggatcttcagggggagtccgttatcacctgagagtagatctcctgtaactcggctccattatactttcaataggattcggtatccatcattagcccccccgcaagtgagctgaagtagtttggcatttatgccttagtggattttagctcttttggagccgagttctcttatacgggcgagtcgatttatattccgggcgagtcgtttcatatgtttgtgggtgacgtttcttctttagtaagattctgtgttgccacgtgtcggcatttaatgattcaacggttaatgattcaaaagcgttttgtatttaatctctttgcatttcttcttttccctcttacttacttttcgaatttactctcatttcttgtagctatttccttttcgttcttcgtttgattatttgattcttcgtgacttgttttctccagatttttcaggtatgttttctttcgtcgtttggatgttaatatggctttcttctttgtGTATATTCTCCATGGTTTATATTCTGGGAATTCCTTTTCTGTACTTGGTGTTCTTcgatgtgttcttcaacgtgttcttcaatatattttttgtttgatcctcattctgtgtttatgtttgtgatttcctgttctaggatgcctcttagtcgagtggaagatgcatgcgctgctatggcttttacccgatcaaagcttcgtagggatgaagtcttagatatctattttaagtatagctttccttttgattatagggtaatattacccggtgccgatatggctgcgtccGATTCTCCaggatcttcttgtagggcggttctcttcgaagagcaatttgctgctggtcttaggtttcctttagattcatttttagtagaagtgtgtagggatttaaaggttgctctggggcaactttaccctggtacgattaaagtagtgctcgccttttcggaggcatgtaggctccggggctgtgccccttctctcaaagtgttatatcattttgtagactttaggaaatgtgatggttgcttcgttttcgcccttggcagagaagggcgatctcgtatttatcttccttgcctaaccagtcgctggcgaaggcgtttctttattgtttaccataaatttgtttttcttcatttttcggatggtttttcttctcatcaagTTCGGAGCTGTccttctcctttaagtttatccgagtcaaaacttgctttcGACATATCTTCCTGTAGTATTGAATCGCGTCCCATTCTAGATGTCTTGGTCAATAGTCGTCTTCGgcgtcgatggtttcctttggaggatcctcctcgaggcttggcggatctttgctactcttttgttcaaggtatattaatttgcttaagttctttttaatgtttcttttgtaggatgtcttcttcttctgacgatttcctttccggatttcaagtagatttggacgttccgatgggtggtcctgacgttcctatTGCCAACATTATTCCTGACGACATTGACGTGGATGGGGCTCCTGTTGATATTCCCATAGCTCCCGCCGAGATAGCGTTGCCTGAGGTTattgttgtagatgatgatgatgacttgGCTGATCCGGTAGGTGACGAGGCTGTTCCGTCACtacttccccctctagcatcatttaccgtctcggggggagttgggggtgtggcTTCAGAGGGGCcggttgttgctgattcgggagagatttctctaggtcgagacccggattctccgtctaggaaaagacgtcgagttggcgatggttctccatcgagggagagttttcctggaaactcttcttctgctccagatTTGGTTcagtgggtcgaaggtcaggatcctgctagtttgctgaatcctagaGTGTTGGCGGAATATATTCGAACtctggcgattcctgatgatgtcacgtggttctgtggtaggccgggtcaggagctttccgatctggcttgttttcatggtttctctgtaagtgctttctttcttgagtataatatgttttttgtattcagttgttttcttatttgtttatttctggtgTGTGTAGGCTCTTAAATCTATTCTGGTTttgaacgaccgccgacagtgtgccgaggaggaggtcgagcgtctgtcttctcttttggcgacttccgagtctgaaagggcgaaattgaaggcctctttggaagagcatgattcccttctgtcgcagctcaaggcgcaggatgcgattaatgatcaCCAAGTGAAAGTGATCGAGAAAAAGACtgatgacttgactcaagagattgaggagctcattcggatcaattcccttgttggtggggagagggacagtcttagatcggaggttgaaggtcttcaaatccgtctgctagatacgaaggctttttactctgctttgataagcgagaatcgccttgcgattgggaagaagcttctagagcagaatcctaatattgatctttctggggttaacgggttggatccccaggccatcgcccgTGATCTCCTCGTCAAGATGTCTAAAGACCGCGTCtagtagtttttcttttgattgtatttgctgatgtattaattttgctttttgtaatccacaatttatgaatatattttcttcgtgtttcttcgaaatgtgctttcgccttatttttatgtacttgtcttgcctcgagggttattctaaaccctgttcctggcgttgctttttatagagttaatctaaactccttttatttttgtttttgttttgagttaatctaaactctttgttggcgatttgccttttctgagttaatttaaactcatttttagccttttgtggtgatttgcctggttcggcgattttgctttgagttaatttaaactcattttcttggctcttagccttttgtggcgatttgcctagtttggcgattttgccttgagttaatttaaactcattttcttggcttttagcttttcttgaatttgatcttgaatttattttttcttctttcgtctttgatttagccattcgtggctgttcttgatttttatttctttattggttcgtctggctaatcagatggtagcaaaattgaatttttattgataagaagatggcatacaaaatattaaagatagatttgacgccatctggtaagacggaaagtcgttaccgatgatgggtcaTTTTccgttcctattcttccttcttttcggtcttgttttcttggagatccaccactgactcgtcatagcacttcttggctattccttggtctcctctcagcgtcaccactcccttttcggttggtactttcattgccaacgctcttatgctggttactgctgccgaatcatggaggaaaggccttcctaggatggcattgtatgtcagttccatgtccactatgttaaatagtgacatgattttcttatttattcctctttctgggccgattattacttccaaggtaactgctcccagtggagtgatggaggggccgccgagtcctgatagcggaattgggactcggcgtagccttgacGCCGTTCCTCCCagcattttgtatgctgcgtttgtcatcaggtttaccgcgcttccttcgtcgattaggacccgctccatgttccaattttcaatgatagtatagtcactaccaaagcatcgttgtggggtgctttgacgtgttcatagtcttctacatcgaagatcactggcggcatgtgagtttctcgtatgttcattacttccttcctctgcttcctcctgatcgtggagctactatgccctccaccattaatcatgtgtatggttcccagaattttggatgggcgctcgtcttccttttctttcggcttgtcttctctgtttcttttttctcccttgtcattgctcttctcttttcgggccacaaatttcctcagctcgcctgtgtcgatcattctttcgatctcgaccttcaAGTCCCTGCAGGTatccgtttcatgtccgtaatcgtcgtgaaatttgcagtactttctagtgtctcttatctctgctttcatctttggtggccataccacgtttttgacgttttctttgatccacatgaggacattagttcggctggtgtttagcggagtgaagttattctcgtcatctctgggatcgtatctcgattcatatcttgtctggggggcgaatcgtctgctttcttcgggtcttcctctcctgtcatcaggtttggacttggttttttctctggatctctctttcgattcttttccttttgcttcctttccgcgaatcgcccttcgcccttcgtctaactcgaagtatttctgggctatgcccattaggttcgagaaagttgtgggtttattgactagcaacttgtccaccagctttccgaatcgcgtcccttctcgcaatgcttctgtcgccatgtcgatgttcaggttgtctatcttcatagcttgcttgttgaatcgttcgatgtagcttcgcagggtttctccttcttcttggatgcaggctctcaggatactggtagtggttttagctgggatgtttgtgagatatctatTAAGGAACTCCGTTGagagcgaagcgaagcttttgatcgagcctggttttaatttgttataccatctctgggccgTGCCCGTGAGTGTGGTGGGGAAAACCCTGCAAAgaatggcgtctgatacgctgagtagccccatggtcgctgtgaacctagaagtatggtctcgggggtctccttccccattgaaaattggcaGGATCGGCAACTTCATGCTGTGCGGGatagtttcctccatgatctcgggcgagaggggtgatcctttcaacctgaggtcgtctatatccaattcttcagattttagttttttgagcgctttggcgatcttctcttccaaatcttcttccaccacatatgtggccttgcttttttggggtgtctctgacgattcgccctctccttcttggtgttttttcttagtttgctctttccctgcatctctttccTGTCGCTTACTCTTTggcggggcgtcttctttttccttctcccttcgttcgtctctcTTTGAATTCAGACCGCtccgggcgtcctcctggttgtgctcatttctgggtgtctccggtgattcctcgttagatttgtctctgttcggactttcctcgtcgctggttctattttctcgctggtttcttgcttcgtttctttctccgttccctctggttcggggttccttgcttttattgttttctgcccttgcctctcgtcggcctgggtttgcattttctgttctttctcttcttctgggagctgtagggctgaagttttcccttaggattttcatagtttcttcgtgcctgtcgtttgttcttttggcttcgctagccaatctgtcaagatttgcctgtacAGATTCCAGTATCTTCTTCAGCATTTCGTTGTGTGAGTCTTGTGCTGCGgcatttggtgcttgttcttcagtgcCTAGGTTGAAAGCAATTGAGATGCTTCCCCTtatcggattagtttggtactggggtgttgagaaagagggccctccggtgttgcttttttccccggagttgtgaagcccgtcttccgtcacgctgattatctccggagtgctttttgggtccattggttgtttgtctttca
This region of Mercurialis annua linkage group LG1-X, ddMerAnnu1.2, whole genome shotgun sequence genomic DNA includes:
- the LOC126657003 gene encoding sugar transport protein 5, with the translated sequence MTIGNFGFDGRDNNGVNVNGKITVSVLITCIVAASSGLIFGYDIGISGGVTTMIPFLKKFFPSVLRKAAEAKTNVYCVYDSQILTSFTSSLYIAGLAASLAASRLIAAAGRKNTIMIGGCTFLAGAAINAGAANVTMLILGRILLGFGVGFTNQATPVYLSEVAPPKWRGAFNTGFQFFIGIGVVISNCINFGTAKLSSGWRLSLGLAIIPAATMTIGAILISDTPASLVERGKLEQARNSLIKIRGLDTNVDAEISDLIKSSQVSKSAKEEPFMTIFERKYRPHLILSIAIPFFQQLTGINIIAFYAPILFQSLGFGNDSALIAAMILGLVNLASIVVSTVVVDRFGRRFLFIAGGTQMFICQIALAGVLAITSGTSGTEKISKGNAIIVLVLMCIYAAGFGWSWGPLSWLIPSEIFPMKIRPTGQSISVAVNFATTFVLSQTFLTMLCHFKYGIFLFYAAWIAVMTVFIAVFLPETKGIPLDSMFALWEHHWYWRSFVQDQP
- the LOC126673130 gene encoding uncharacterized protein LOC126673130, translated to MPLSRVEDACAAMAFTRSKLRRDEVLDIYFKYSFPFDYRVILPGADMAASDSPGSSCRAVLFEEQFAAGLRFPLDSFLVEVCRDLKVALGQLYPGTIKVVLAFSEACRLRGCAPSLKVLYHFVDFRKCDGCFVFALGREGRSRIYLPCLTSRWRRRFFIVYHKFVFLHFSDGFSSHQVRSCPSPLSLSESKLAFDISSCSIESRPILDVLVNSRLRRRWFPLEDPPRGLADLCYSFVQDLDVPMGGPDVPIANIIPDDIDVDGAPVDIPIAPAEIALPEVIVVDDDDDLADPWVEGQDPASLLNPRVLAEYIRTLAIPDDVTEFYEIMELELLYQSLSLSDDEDLTICDLGEKARSIGEQKVANSLFGKVLSTKKINRDGIISTVNFLWKTRKPMVVEAVGDNHFICQFESQEDRRRVLTGGPWKF